The genome window TCGCGGTCGCCGCGATTTTCATCGTGGGTCAAAGCGACTACAAACGGATGCTCGCCTATTCCAGTGTCGAGCACATGGGCATCCTGTCGCTCGGCGTTGGGCTCGGCGGAGCAGCCACGTTTGGCTCGCTGCTCCACGCGGTCAATCATTCGTTGACGAAAGCCATGCTGTTTCTGGCGGCGGGGAATATCCTGACCGTCTATCGGTCGAAGTCGACGACCGAAGTGCGCGGGGTACTGCACGTCTTACCAACTTCTGGAGCGCTCTGGATCGTCGGCTTTCTCGCCATCACCGGCTCTCCGCCCTTCGGGCTGTTCTTGAGCGAATTGACCATCGTGAAAGCCGCGATAGATCAAGGGCGTGTCGGCGTGGTCGCAGCCTTTCTGACACTCCTCATGGCGATCTTTATCGGGATGGCGGCGGTGGTCCTGCGCATGGCCCAGGGCACGCCGCCGGACAGGCCCCAACCGCTCACGTCACAAAGCGAGTCCCTGCTCTCTACCCTCCCAGCGGCGGCGTTGGCTGGGATCGTCCTCCTCCTGGGTCTCTATCTTCCACCATTTTTGACCCAAGCACTGGAAACAGCAGCTCAGGCGCTCAGGTAATGCGATGAACAGTGCAAGTTGGCTCTCGGTCCATAATAGCGAGGCGGCGCCACTGGACGCCCTCCCGGTCCTCTCCCAGGTCGAGTTTCGTCAAGAAGTGCTTTCCGAGATCGACGCCGGGGCACGCCTTGCCGCCTTCTTCGGAGTTCCCCAGCCGGACGAGACCTGTCGTTTGATCCTAGTGTTAGCGGACGACCGGTCCGGCAGTCTAGCGCTTACTTCCATAGAAGCGCACGAGTCCTACCCGGCGCTGACGCCGGACTGTCCGCAGGCGCACTGGTTCGAGCGAGAAATCGCGGAGCAGTGGAACATCCGCCCGGAAGGTCATCCCTGGCTCAAGCCGATACGCTTCCAGGCCGCATCTCGTCCCGGGCAGACGATCTGGCCGGAAACGAATACTGCCGATATTTTGCCTAGCGTCACCACATTTTTCCAAGTACGTGGTGCCGAAGTGCACGAAGTCGCGGTGGGACCGGTCCATGCCGGCGTCATCGAACCCGGTCACTTTCGCTTTCAGTGTCATGGCGAACATGTCTTCCACTTGGAGATCGCGCTCGGCTATCAGCATCGCGGGATCGAAAACGCGCTGGTCGGTGGGCCGCATAAACGGACGATCCATTACATGGAAACGCTGGCTGGCGACACGTCGGTCGGACATGCCACGGCCTACTGCCAGGCCATCGAAGCCCTGGCGGACAGCCAAGTTTCCGCGCGGGCACAGGCGTTGCGGGGGATTGCGTTGGAGCTGGAACGCCTAGCGAACCATACCGGCGACCTTGGCGCGTTAGCAGGAGATGTCGGGTATTTGCCCACGGCGTCGTATTGCGGACGGCTGCGTGGCGATTTTTTGAACATGACGGCTCTGCTCTGCGGCAGCCGGTTTGGTCGGGGCTTCCTGCGTCCAGGTGGCGTTGGGTTCGAAGTAGAGTCCGAGCGAGTAGCGCAGTTGCTCACCCGTCTCGACAGCACGATCAACCATGTCGCCGGGGCTGTGAATCTACTGTGGGAGACGCCATCCATACGCGCCCGCTTCGACGACATCGGCGCGCTGACCAAGGAAACCTGTCGAGATTTAGGGCTCGTCGGCCCGGCGGCACGCGCCTGTGGGCTCGCACGCGATGTGCGCCACTCATTGCCGAGCGGAATCTTCCGAGACGTGCAGCTCCCCGTATCGACGTGCGAGACCGGCGACGTGTTCGCCCGCGCCTATGTCCGCTGGTTGGAAATCCGGCGCTCCGCTGCTTTTGTAAGTAAACAACTGAAAGAATTGCCCGCCGGTCCATCCAGAAGCGACGTGGGTCCTTTGCTACCCAGGCACGTGGTGGCGGCGCTGACGGAGGGGTGGCGCGGCGAAATCTGCCATGTCGCGCTCACCGATGAACAAGGACGGTTCTTCGCTTATAAAGTCGTCGATCCCTCGTTCCATAATTGGATGGGACTGGCCATGGCGTTGCGTAATCAGCAGATTTCCGATTTCCCACTATGTAACAAAAGTTTCAACCTCTCTTACTGCGGTCACGATCTCTGAGGGCTCATTATGTTCAAAATCCTCAAGACCCGCCTTCAGCAAGGCTATCGGACGAGTGCCTATCCGGCCCAAGCGCCGGTCTTGCCGGATCGTTTCCGCGGCCGCCCGGTGCTCGATGCCAGCAAATGTGTGGAGGAGTGCCGCGCCTGCGTGGAGGCATGTCCCACCGACGCCATCGCAAGAACCGCAACTGGACCTCGGTTGGACCTCGGGCGCTGTCTGTTCTGCACGGACTGCACCCAAGCCTGCCCGGAAGAGGCGATTCGCTTCACCCAGGATCATCGACTGGCCGTGCGCGCCCGCCAGGATCTCGTGATGGACGGCGACACGCTGCGGCTCGCTCGGGCACTGGACGACTCTGCCCGACGCCTCTTCGGTCGGTCACTCAATCTCCGCCAAGTCAGCGCCGGCGGCTGCAACGCCTGTGAAGCCGATGTGAATGTGTTGAATACCGTCGTGTTCGACCTGGGACGCTTTGGCGTGCAGTTTGTCGCCTCGCCACGTCACGCCGATGGGTTGTTGATTACCGGACCGGTGACTCGCAACATGCAGTTCGCTTTACGAAAAACCTACGACGCCGTCCCCGCGCCCAAGATCGTGCTGGCCGTCGGTGCCTGCGCGATTTCCGGCGGTCCTTTTATCGATCATCCAGAAGTGCACAACGGTGCCGATTCGGTCGTGCCAGTAGATCTTTACATTCCGGGCTGCCCACCGCATCCGTTTACCATTCTTGATGGACTCTTGCGGCTCCTCGGCCGTATCCACGACCAGCAGAGTTCCTCGTCGTGAGTGCTGCACTACCGTGCGCGCGTGGTGCAGAAGGCGCAAATCTGATGCAAGGGATAGTAAATCACCGCCGCGTAGATCGAAGCTACAAGGAGAAAACCTCCCAAAAGCGCGAACGTTTTTCTGACCGTATGTGAAGCGTGGACCATGGCTCCCTCCCCTCAGAACGTCACGATCGTTGGTGCCGGTTTAGCGGTGTGGCTACTTCTCCATCTTCCTTATCGGTAGTCGCTTCTGCCCCGGCGCGCTTGCGCCCTCCTGCCTCCTCTCCCCTCCTGCGTGCCGCCCGATCCATTCGGCCATGGGCGCGAAGACTTCCTGCGCGGCCTCCGAACCGAACAGGATATCCAAGTGTCCCCAGTCGTGGAGGACTCGAAACTCCACGTCCGAAGTCGAGGTGGCCTGTGCGGTAAAATGCACGCGCTCTGACCAAGCCATGCCGGCATTGTCCATAGTATCGCTGCTAAAAGCAAGCAACGGCAACTGAAGGGTTTTGAATGCCGTCTCGTAATCGAAACGCGCACCGGCCAAATGCCGCTTCAGCTCGAACCCACCATGGTTCTGCGCGCGCGGCCAATAGCGATCTTGCCGCTGGAACATGCGCGCAAGGGCCACGACATCGGCGCGTCCGTTTTTGGCATTGGATAATCCTCCACGCCCACCGAAAGCGCTCGACACATAGAGAAAGTGAGCCAACGCCTGCGCCCGGTTGTCGAACATCGGCTCGGGGAAAAAGTCTGGACCGTTGGGGTCGTCGATCACGTCTTGAAGAATTTTAATCCACCGCTTGTACGGGAGATAATGCCCTTCCAAGTCATCGGCAAACCAGTTCGGCGTGGGCGGACGTTGGCGGTAGAAAGCGTCAGCGTCAAGAGGATCGAGCACATAGCCATCGAGAAGCACGATGCCGGCGATGCCTTCGCCACCGGTACGCGCTGCCGCCAATGCCGCGAACGTCGCTCCCAAGCCAAAGCCGCCGACGAAAACTTTCGCCTGTCCGCTGACCTCACGTACCTGCCGGATGGCGGCGACAGCGTCATCGACGAAGGCTTCGGTCGTCCAGGCTTGCATGAAGCGAGAATCGAGAATCTGTTCGCGTGTCACGTAATGCGTGCGGTAATCGACTGTCCAGGTTTCGATGCCACGTGCGGCTAGGTAGAGACGCCAGTCCGCTTGCTCGCGCGGCTCGATAATTTCGCCATGCTGATGAGCACCGGGAAACAAGACCACCACCGGGCGCTCGGGCAAACGTTGCCCTTGCTCTCCCATGGCAATGCAACGAAGCGCCACGAAGTCGTAGGTGTCGAACGGCGGGCGGGCGGAAGTCCACACAGTTTCTCGTAGTGTAGGCAGACCGGCAAGGGGATGCTCTGGTGTCGTGATTGACCAAGCGGCAGACGGAGACGGAGCAACAGAAACAGTCGAGGCTGGAGCGGCACTGACCGTTGGCAGTGACGCAGGCGGAGGCGGATCGGCGGCAAAACCCGGCCTAGCGCAACGGCGGGAAGACGGAGTGAGGCGGACACAATCCTTGTCCGATTGCGAGCTACAAGCAGACAGGCCGGTGCTCGCCAACAGCGCGACTCCTAACCAGAGCAGAAGGTTTCGCATAGGTCTCCCCAATAAGTTCGTAGGGGCGAGGTTACCTCGCCCCGGGCTTTTTCTCCCCCCAGATATCCCACACCGCTTCATACTTGGCCGGGAACTTGGCAGTGTAATTCATAAATGTCGTCACTGGATAGCGGATGCCGTTTTTATGCGTGGCTTCGAGCCCAGCCATGACCTCCTCAACCTTGGACGCCGGCATCGAGAACGCCATCTCTTCGTCCTGGGTCTGTCCGAACATGCGGTCGCCGGTGCAGGGGAGAATCACCTGGCACTCGTCGGTCTTCATGGTTTTCACGACGATGTCGGCGCAGTCGAGCCGCCCGCTGAACGAGGAGTTGAGATACCCACCACGTTTGAACAGCGCGGCTTGCACGAGGCGCATCACTTGGGCAGAGTTTCCGAAGACGGCAATCAC of Deltaproteobacteria bacterium contains these proteins:
- a CDS encoding NADH-quinone oxidoreductase subunit C gives rise to the protein MNSASWLSVHNSEAAPLDALPVLSQVEFRQEVLSEIDAGARLAAFFGVPQPDETCRLILVLADDRSGSLALTSIEAHESYPALTPDCPQAHWFEREIAEQWNIRPEGHPWLKPIRFQAASRPGQTIWPETNTADILPSVTTFFQVRGAEVHEVAVGPVHAGVIEPGHFRFQCHGEHVFHLEIALGYQHRGIENALVGGPHKRTIHYMETLAGDTSVGHATAYCQAIEALADSQVSARAQALRGIALELERLANHTGDLGALAGDVGYLPTASYCGRLRGDFLNMTALLCGSRFGRGFLRPGGVGFEVESERVAQLLTRLDSTINHVAGAVNLLWETPSIRARFDDIGALTKETCRDLGLVGPAARACGLARDVRHSLPSGIFRDVQLPVSTCETGDVFARAYVRWLEIRRSAAFVSKQLKELPAGPSRSDVGPLLPRHVVAALTEGWRGEICHVALTDEQGRFFAYKVVDPSFHNWMGLAMALRNQQISDFPLCNKSFNLSYCGHDL
- the nuoB gene encoding NADH-quinone oxidoreductase subunit NuoB, with the protein product MFKILKTRLQQGYRTSAYPAQAPVLPDRFRGRPVLDASKCVEECRACVEACPTDAIARTATGPRLDLGRCLFCTDCTQACPEEAIRFTQDHRLAVRARQDLVMDGDTLRLARALDDSARRLFGRSLNLRQVSAGGCNACEADVNVLNTVVFDLGRFGVQFVASPRHADGLLITGPVTRNMQFALRKTYDAVPAPKIVLAVGACAISGGPFIDHPEVHNGADSVVPVDLYIPGCPPHPFTILDGLLRLLGRIHDQQSSSS
- a CDS encoding alpha/beta hydrolase, which encodes MRNLLLWLGVALLASTGLSACSSQSDKDCVRLTPSSRRCARPGFAADPPPPASLPTVSAAPASTVSVAPSPSAAWSITTPEHPLAGLPTLRETVWTSARPPFDTYDFVALRCIAMGEQGQRLPERPVVVLFPGAHQHGEIIEPREQADWRLYLAARGIETWTVDYRTHYVTREQILDSRFMQAWTTEAFVDDAVAAIRQVREVSGQAKVFVGGFGLGATFAALAAARTGGEGIAGIVLLDGYVLDPLDADAFYRQRPPTPNWFADDLEGHYLPYKRWIKILQDVIDDPNGPDFFPEPMFDNRAQALAHFLYVSSAFGGRGGLSNAKNGRADVVALARMFQRQDRYWPRAQNHGGFELKRHLAGARFDYETAFKTLQLPLLAFSSDTMDNAGMAWSERVHFTAQATSTSDVEFRVLHDWGHLDILFGSEAAQEVFAPMAEWIGRHAGGERRQEGASAPGQKRLPIRKMEK